One genomic segment of Streptomyces sp. RKND-216 includes these proteins:
- a CDS encoding non-ribosomal peptide synthetase: protein MIPLSYAQQRLWFFSRSDDSPAYNVPFALRLTGPLDHAALAAALHDVLTRHEALRTVFPAPDGEPHQHILDPGDLPSGLPTVRTEAGELRQALSNAAQEVFDLATEVPFRARLFEVRPGEEHVLLLVMHHIVSDGGSLQPLLRDLGAAYTARTRGHAPDWDELPVQYADYTLWQQEMLGDADDPQSVLAAQLDHWHAALADLPEEVTLPGDRRRPGVPSHRGDTVPLHLGADVHARVVELARETGTTVFMVLHAALGSLLTRLGAGTDIPLGTPVSGRDDEALEDLVGFFVNTVVLRTDTSGDPSFRTLLDRVRATDLAAYAHQDVPFDRLVEDVNPARAAGRNPLFQVMLVLTSGSGDGEEISAFPGLNAAVEPIGTGTAKFDLTFGVAERHAADGSPAGLDWGIGYATDLFDAATVTVLAQRLRHVLESMLTDPDRRLSEVDPTTAQESASLEEWGGATAPVVRPGTVCGRFAEQVARTPDAVALVDRGRRLRFAELQDKSHRFGHLLRARDVGDGDIVALHLPRSADLVTCLLGTLASGAAYTLLDPDFPDARLAEVVEATRPALIVTADEEPSWLGGSTADVLRLPDLWAEGATLPATPPRAGLSPDAPACVMFTSGSTGTPKGVVAPHRALTGSLCDQDYAPFGPGEVWLQCAPVSWDAFATELLGPLMGGATCVLQPGQRPDPLLIAQLAEEHGATVLKASAGLFNLLVDEHPEMLPRLRAAFTGGEAASVAHVARLLQDFGHIRVGNGYGPAESMGFSTVHTATARDVASGSVPVGRPVRGKRAQVLDGALRRVPPGVPGELHLSGTGLALGYLGGPAATAERFVADPYGPPGSRMYRTGDLVRWRRDGVLEYLGRTDDQVKIRGFRVEPAEVQAALTSHPGVRQAVVRVREDRPGDPRLVAYVVPHGGHLPPDLAGHTAERLPAHLVPAAYVALEKLPLTANGKLDHRALPAPDYAAARTGRAPRTANEEIFCGLFAEALGLDAVGAEDDFFALGGHSLLAMRLLSRARAALGVELAVGDLFRMPTPAALAAGARTAGPARPPLRARERGGTLPLSYAQQRLWFLTDSEDGGTTYNSPYALRLRGRLDADGLAAALADLTARHEVLRTVFPQTDGVPRQEVLPPGACPLPVEECSRERLAARLHEAAGRVFDLASEPPFTARLFRSAPDDHVLLLVLHHIASDGWSREVLLRDLGTAYTARSNGRSPDWDELPVQYADYTLWQRELLGDPDDPDSLLATQLDHWRHALTGLPEQIDLPAAGGGAEPRGRRGSVVNAEMSPATHARVVELARETGTTVFMVLHAALAATLTRLGAGTDIPLGTPVAGRTDQALDHLIGFFVNTLVLRTDTSGNPAFRTLLHRVRDTDLAAYAHQDLPFETLVEDLNPARAAGRNPLFQTMLVLQNEQATDTPGAQLAELTASWEPVGTGEVKFDLTFAFTDRRAADGAPAGLALGLEYAGGLFDRADAAALAARTARLLAAATADPEQPLGGIDVMDAEERHRTLHAWNATDAPREKNRTVPQWIAERAAHTPTAVAVTDGTTTVDYAELNSRADRLAHLLLGIGVGRGSVVGVCLERSADMVVTLLATLKAGAAYVPLDPRHPADRLAFVLADTAASLVVSCRELAQTFAGTFPETASGAPGPRLLLLDEEEARLRVQPHTPVATEVSGDDAAYVIYTSGSTGRPKGVVVEHRALADLVAWHNDRYAVTPEDRAGQTAAPGFDAAVWEVWPYLCAGASVHLPAEDVLDDPAALAAWTADTALTLCFLSTPRLETVLDDPALASGRLRAVLTGGDALRRRPATGLPFRVVNHYGPTECTVVATAGDVAARGAADSPDIGRPVDNTRAYVLDERLGPVPPGVVGELYLAGTGLARGYLGRPGLTAGRFVACPFGAPGARMYRTGDLVRWGRDGTLHFAGRADHQVKIRGVRIELGEIEAALASRPEVSQAAVVVREDRPGDRRLVGYVVAPEASTRTLRDHLRDTLPAVMVPADLVQLDAFPLTANGKLDRAALPRPLRSTGTRRAPRTPREQILCDLFAELLDVPDGVGPDDDFFALGGHSLLAGRLIARAGATLGAGLTVRDLFRAPTPASLAGLALDAAPARPPLRPGTRPSRLPLSPAQRRLWFLNRLDGGTAAYAVPAAFRLRGALDRRALEQALGDVVSRHEALRTVFPEEAGEPQQVVVAADAARPSLGTSAVAGSGWREVVDALVARPFDVTCDLPFRAALVERAPEDHVLVMVMHHIVSDGWSFGPLLRDLSGAYAARAAGREPQGRPLPVQYADYALWQREVLGSEDDPGSVCAGQLDHWRSALAGLPDELALPTDRPRPAVADHGAGLVSAEWDAALHRSVAELARAHGVTLFMVAHAALAALLTRLGAGTDVPVGTPVAGRTDPALDDLVGFFVNTLVLRADTDGNPRFRELLERVRETDLTAFSHQDLPFERLVEELNPARSLARHPLVQVLLVLQNTGSAPLDLPGVRVEDVPVSGNGTSFDLTVGLRERHTADGAPAGIEAGVGYRTDLFDHATAAGIAERLRRLLAAFAADPDLRLHDVDLLGKDEARALHDSNATAREVAGTTLPALFAAQVQRTPDAVAVVFEDETLTYRELDARADDLARRLRRRGAGPEGCVAVALPRSLDLVVALYAVHKAGAAYLPVDPDYPRDRVAAMLADAAPVVHLTPGTLRELRDEAPSSSALSAVTPRHPAYVIYTSGSTGRPKGVTVPHEAIVNRLCWMQHAYGLTAGEAVLQKTPSSFDVSVWEFFWPLSVGATLVVARPGGHREPEYLARLVRSRGITTLHFVPSMLEAFLAEPGAARCPSLRRVVCSGEALPTALAERCARVLGPSVEIHNLYGPTEAAVDVTAHRFTCADTERGTPTVPIGTPVWNTRVHVLDRWLRPVPPGVPGELYLAGTQLARGYLGQPALTAGRFVADPHGPAGERMYRTGDLVRRHRDGVLEFLGRTDDQVKLRGFRIEPGEVAQALTGHPGVHRAAVVLREDRPGDLRLVAYVVGGEDAAEVRRYAAATLPAHMVPAAVVPVPEIPVSPSGKLDRAALPAPRWATDGAKTPPRDARERRLCALYSGLLGIEVSGVDDDFFALGGHSLLAARLLHAVREEFGVDPGLGTLFEAPTVAELAARIGRLLDDGGKPADGTRAAEGLDVLLPLRGRTAPEQAPLFCVHPAAGIGWVYSTLLRHLDGSRPVYALQARGLTDDTGPATRLAEMVEDYAARIREVQPHGPYHLLGWSFGGLVAHALATRLQGEGEPVDLLAVLDGYPGTGTQPSAAPAAGSAESLTALLASLGHRPPDHGRTTLRDVAERLAGVGPLAGLGPSGVERLSEVFANNRRLLGEFAPERFDGPMDLFVATEDKTADSPAPQLWLPHVGGRLGVHRVPCRHGELALPGPAARIGEVLASRLQVPAGAVGRPG, encoded by the coding sequence ATGATCCCGTTGTCGTACGCGCAGCAGCGGCTGTGGTTCTTCAGCCGCTCCGACGACAGTCCCGCCTACAACGTGCCGTTCGCCCTGCGGCTCACCGGGCCGCTGGACCACGCGGCTCTGGCTGCGGCGCTGCACGATGTGCTCACCCGCCACGAGGCGCTGCGGACCGTCTTCCCCGCCCCCGACGGCGAACCCCACCAGCACATCCTCGACCCGGGCGACCTCCCCTCCGGCCTCCCGACGGTCCGTACGGAGGCCGGTGAGCTGCGACAGGCCCTCTCCAATGCGGCGCAGGAAGTGTTCGACCTCGCGACGGAGGTGCCCTTCCGCGCCCGGCTGTTCGAGGTGCGGCCCGGGGAGGAGCACGTGCTGCTGCTGGTGATGCACCACATCGTCAGCGACGGCGGCTCCCTGCAGCCGCTGCTCAGGGACCTGGGCGCCGCCTACACAGCGCGCACCCGCGGCCACGCACCCGACTGGGACGAACTCCCCGTCCAGTACGCCGACTACACCCTGTGGCAGCAGGAGATGCTGGGAGACGCGGACGACCCGCAGAGCGTGCTCGCCGCCCAGCTCGACCACTGGCACGCGGCGCTCGCCGACCTGCCCGAGGAGGTGACCCTCCCGGGCGACCGCCGTCGGCCGGGGGTGCCCAGCCACCGTGGCGACACCGTGCCGCTGCACCTCGGTGCGGACGTGCACGCCCGTGTGGTGGAGCTCGCCCGGGAGACCGGCACCACCGTCTTCATGGTCCTCCACGCCGCACTCGGCTCACTTCTCACCCGCCTCGGCGCCGGCACCGACATCCCCCTCGGCACCCCCGTCTCGGGGCGCGACGACGAGGCGCTGGAAGACCTGGTGGGCTTCTTCGTCAACACCGTGGTCCTGCGCACCGACACCTCCGGCGACCCCTCCTTCCGCACCCTCCTCGACCGCGTGCGGGCCACCGACCTGGCCGCGTACGCCCACCAGGACGTCCCCTTCGACCGTCTTGTCGAGGACGTCAACCCGGCCCGGGCCGCCGGGCGCAACCCGCTCTTCCAGGTGATGCTGGTGCTCACCTCCGGCTCCGGCGACGGCGAGGAGATCTCCGCCTTCCCCGGACTCAACGCGGCGGTGGAACCGATCGGCACCGGCACGGCGAAGTTCGACCTGACCTTCGGCGTCGCGGAGCGGCACGCGGCGGACGGTTCCCCGGCGGGCCTGGACTGGGGGATCGGCTACGCCACCGACCTCTTCGACGCAGCCACCGTGACCGTGCTCGCCCAGCGGCTCCGTCACGTGCTGGAGAGCATGCTGACCGATCCCGACCGCCGGCTGTCGGAGGTGGACCCGACCACCGCGCAGGAGTCCGCGTCCCTGGAGGAATGGGGCGGTGCGACCGCTCCGGTGGTGCGGCCGGGGACGGTGTGCGGGCGGTTCGCCGAACAGGTGGCCCGGACTCCGGACGCGGTGGCCCTCGTCGACCGGGGCAGGCGGCTGCGGTTCGCTGAACTTCAGGACAAGTCCCACCGGTTCGGCCACCTGCTCCGCGCGCGGGACGTCGGCGACGGCGACATCGTCGCGCTGCACCTCCCGCGCTCCGCGGACCTGGTGACGTGCCTCCTGGGCACCCTGGCGTCCGGCGCCGCCTACACCCTGCTCGACCCGGACTTCCCCGACGCACGGCTGGCCGAGGTGGTGGAGGCGACCCGGCCCGCCCTGATCGTGACGGCGGACGAGGAGCCGTCCTGGCTGGGCGGTTCCACCGCGGACGTGCTGCGCCTCCCCGACCTGTGGGCGGAGGGCGCGACGCTTCCGGCGACGCCGCCGCGCGCCGGCCTCTCCCCCGACGCTCCGGCGTGCGTCATGTTCACCTCGGGGTCGACCGGCACGCCCAAGGGCGTGGTGGCCCCCCACCGGGCGCTCACCGGCAGCCTGTGCGACCAGGACTACGCCCCGTTCGGGCCCGGCGAGGTGTGGCTGCAGTGCGCCCCGGTCTCCTGGGACGCCTTCGCCACCGAACTCCTCGGCCCGCTGATGGGCGGTGCCACGTGTGTGCTGCAGCCGGGCCAGCGCCCGGACCCGCTGCTGATCGCGCAGCTCGCCGAGGAGCACGGCGCGACCGTGCTCAAGGCATCCGCCGGCCTGTTCAACCTCCTGGTCGACGAGCACCCGGAGATGCTGCCCCGGCTGCGCGCCGCCTTCACCGGCGGTGAGGCCGCCTCGGTGGCGCATGTGGCGCGGCTGCTCCAGGACTTCGGCCACATACGGGTGGGCAACGGCTACGGTCCCGCCGAGAGCATGGGATTCTCCACCGTCCACACGGCGACCGCCCGGGACGTCGCCTCCGGCAGCGTTCCGGTCGGCCGTCCCGTGCGGGGCAAGCGGGCCCAGGTGCTGGACGGGGCCCTCCGCCGTGTGCCGCCGGGTGTCCCCGGCGAGCTCCACCTCTCCGGGACCGGCCTCGCGCTCGGTTACCTCGGTGGGCCGGCGGCGACGGCGGAGCGGTTCGTCGCCGACCCGTACGGCCCTCCCGGCAGCCGGATGTACCGGACCGGGGATCTGGTGCGTTGGCGCCGGGACGGCGTGCTCGAATACCTCGGCCGGACCGACGACCAGGTCAAGATCCGCGGCTTCCGCGTCGAGCCGGCAGAGGTCCAGGCCGCGCTGACTTCGCATCCCGGTGTCCGGCAGGCGGTGGTACGCGTGCGCGAGGACCGTCCCGGCGACCCGCGCCTGGTCGCCTACGTCGTGCCGCACGGCGGGCATCTTCCGCCTGACCTCGCCGGGCACACGGCCGAACGGCTGCCCGCCCACCTGGTCCCCGCCGCGTACGTCGCACTCGAGAAGCTGCCCCTCACCGCGAACGGCAAGCTGGACCACCGTGCGCTCCCGGCGCCCGACTACGCGGCGGCCCGCACCGGGCGGGCGCCGCGGACGGCGAACGAGGAGATCTTCTGCGGCCTCTTCGCGGAGGCTCTGGGCCTGGACGCGGTCGGGGCGGAGGACGACTTCTTCGCCCTCGGCGGGCACTCGCTGCTCGCGATGCGGCTGCTGAGCCGGGCCCGGGCCGCGCTGGGCGTCGAGTTGGCCGTCGGCGACCTGTTCCGGATGCCGACTCCCGCGGCGCTGGCCGCGGGTGCCCGGACCGCCGGGCCCGCCCGGCCGCCGCTGCGCGCGAGGGAGCGAGGCGGCACACTGCCGCTGTCGTACGCGCAGCAGCGGCTGTGGTTCCTCACCGACTCCGAGGACGGCGGCACCACGTACAACTCGCCGTACGCCCTGCGGCTGCGGGGGCGCCTGGACGCCGACGGTCTGGCCGCGGCTCTCGCGGACCTGACCGCCCGTCACGAGGTGCTGCGCACCGTCTTCCCGCAGACGGACGGGGTGCCGCGCCAGGAGGTCCTGCCGCCCGGCGCGTGCCCGCTCCCCGTGGAGGAGTGTTCCCGCGAGCGCCTGGCGGCCAGGCTTCACGAGGCCGCCGGCCGGGTGTTCGACCTGGCGTCCGAGCCCCCCTTCACGGCCCGGCTGTTCCGTTCGGCACCGGACGACCACGTCCTGCTGCTGGTGCTGCACCACATCGCCAGCGACGGCTGGTCGCGCGAGGTGCTGCTCCGCGACCTGGGCACCGCCTACACCGCCCGCAGCAACGGCCGGTCACCCGACTGGGACGAACTCCCCGTCCAGTACGCCGACTACACCCTCTGGCAGCGAGAACTCCTCGGCGACCCCGACGACCCCGACAGCCTTCTCGCCACCCAGCTCGACCACTGGCGCCACGCCCTCACCGGCCTGCCCGAGCAGATCGACCTGCCGGCCGCCGGAGGCGGGGCGGAGCCGCGGGGCCGGCGGGGGTCGGTGGTGAACGCCGAGATGTCCCCCGCCACCCACGCCCGCGTGGTGGAACTGGCGCGGGAGACCGGCACCACCGTCTTCATGGTCCTCCACGCCGCACTCGCCGCCACCCTCACCCGCCTCGGCGCCGGCACCGACATCCCCCTCGGCACCCCCGTCGCCGGACGCACCGACCAAGCCCTCGACCACCTCATCGGCTTCTTCGTCAACACCCTCGTCCTCCGCACCGACACCAGCGGCAACCCCGCCTTCCGCACCCTCCTGCACCGCGTACGCGACACCGACCTGGCCGCCTACGCCCACCAGGACCTCCCCTTCGAAACCCTCGTCGAAGACCTCAACCCGGCCCGCGCCGCCGGACGCAACCCGCTCTTCCAGACCATGCTCGTCCTCCAGAACGAGCAGGCGACCGACACTCCGGGGGCGCAGCTGGCAGAGCTGACGGCCTCCTGGGAGCCGGTGGGCACCGGCGAGGTCAAGTTCGACCTCACCTTCGCCTTCACCGACCGCCGTGCGGCGGACGGCGCGCCCGCCGGCCTCGCCCTCGGGCTGGAGTACGCCGGCGGCCTGTTCGACCGCGCGGACGCCGCCGCCCTGGCGGCCCGGACTGCCCGGCTGTTGGCGGCCGCGACCGCGGACCCGGAACAGCCCCTCGGCGGGATCGACGTCATGGACGCGGAGGAACGCCACCGGACCCTGCATGCCTGGAACGCCACCGACGCCCCGCGGGAGAAGAACCGCACGGTCCCGCAGTGGATCGCGGAACGCGCCGCGCACACGCCCACGGCCGTCGCCGTGACCGACGGCACGACGACTGTCGACTACGCGGAGCTGAACAGCCGCGCCGACCGCCTGGCGCATCTGCTCCTGGGAATCGGCGTCGGAAGGGGCAGCGTCGTCGGGGTGTGCCTGGAGCGTTCCGCGGACATGGTCGTGACCCTGCTGGCCACGCTGAAGGCGGGCGCCGCCTACGTGCCGCTGGACCCGCGACACCCCGCCGACCGACTGGCGTTCGTCCTGGCCGACACGGCCGCCTCGCTGGTGGTGTCGTGCCGCGAGCTCGCGCAGACGTTCGCGGGGACGTTCCCGGAGACGGCGAGCGGTGCCCCCGGGCCCCGTCTCCTGCTCCTCGACGAGGAGGAGGCGCGTCTGCGGGTGCAGCCCCACACCCCCGTGGCGACCGAGGTCAGCGGCGACGACGCGGCCTACGTCATCTACACCTCCGGTTCGACGGGCCGCCCGAAGGGCGTGGTGGTGGAGCACCGGGCTCTCGCGGACCTCGTCGCATGGCACAACGACCGCTACGCCGTCACCCCGGAGGACCGGGCGGGACAGACGGCGGCGCCGGGGTTCGACGCGGCGGTCTGGGAGGTGTGGCCCTACCTGTGCGCCGGCGCCTCCGTCCATCTTCCCGCCGAGGACGTGCTGGACGATCCCGCGGCTCTCGCGGCCTGGACGGCCGACACCGCGCTGACTCTGTGTTTCCTCTCGACGCCCCGCCTGGAGACCGTGCTGGACGATCCTGCACTGGCGTCCGGCCGGCTGCGGGCCGTGCTCACCGGCGGGGACGCCCTGCGACGGCGGCCCGCGACCGGACTCCCGTTCCGGGTCGTGAACCACTATGGGCCGACGGAGTGCACGGTCGTCGCCACCGCAGGCGACGTCGCCGCGCGGGGGGCGGCGGACTCCCCCGACATCGGACGTCCCGTGGACAACACCCGCGCCTACGTCCTGGACGAGCGGCTCGGCCCCGTCCCGCCCGGGGTGGTCGGCGAGCTGTACCTGGCCGGCACCGGCCTGGCCCGCGGCTACCTCGGCCGGCCGGGACTGACCGCCGGGCGTTTCGTCGCCTGCCCGTTCGGCGCCCCGGGTGCACGCATGTACCGCACCGGCGATCTGGTGCGGTGGGGCCGTGACGGCACGCTGCACTTCGCGGGCCGCGCCGACCACCAGGTCAAGATCCGCGGTGTCCGGATCGAACTCGGGGAGATCGAGGCCGCGCTCGCCTCCCGCCCCGAGGTCTCCCAGGCGGCGGTCGTCGTGCGCGAGGACCGGCCCGGAGACCGGAGGCTGGTCGGCTACGTGGTCGCCCCGGAAGCCTCCACCCGGACGCTGCGCGACCACCTGCGGGACACGCTTCCCGCCGTGATGGTCCCGGCGGACCTGGTGCAGCTCGACGCGTTCCCGCTGACAGCCAACGGCAAGCTGGACCGTGCGGCCCTCCCCCGCCCGCTCCGCAGCACCGGAACGCGGCGGGCACCGCGGACACCGCGCGAGCAGATCCTGTGCGACCTGTTCGCCGAACTGCTCGACGTTCCCGACGGGGTGGGTCCGGACGACGACTTCTTCGCGCTGGGCGGCCACTCGCTGCTGGCCGGCCGGCTGATCGCCCGGGCGGGGGCCACGCTCGGTGCCGGCCTGACGGTCCGTGACCTGTTCCGGGCGCCGACCCCGGCGTCCCTGGCCGGCCTGGCCCTGGACGCCGCTCCGGCGCGGCCGCCGTTGCGGCCCGGCACACGCCCGTCCCGGCTGCCGTTGTCCCCGGCGCAGCGCCGCCTGTGGTTCCTCAACCGGCTGGACGGCGGGACCGCGGCCTACGCGGTGCCGGCGGCCTTCCGGCTGCGGGGGGCCCTGGACCGGCGTGCGCTCGAACAGGCGCTGGGTGACGTGGTGTCCCGGCACGAGGCGTTGCGCACCGTCTTCCCCGAGGAGGCGGGGGAACCGCAGCAGGTCGTGGTGGCGGCGGATGCCGCCCGCCCGTCCCTGGGCACGTCCGCGGTGGCGGGGAGCGGCTGGCGGGAGGTGGTCGACGCACTCGTCGCACGCCCCTTCGACGTCACGTGCGACCTGCCGTTCCGGGCCGCGCTGGTGGAACGTGCCCCCGAGGACCACGTGCTGGTGATGGTGATGCACCACATCGTCAGCGACGGCTGGTCGTTCGGGCCGCTGCTCCGCGACCTGTCCGGTGCGTACGCCGCGCGGGCGGCCGGGCGGGAGCCGCAGGGGCGCCCGCTGCCGGTGCAGTACGCCGACTACGCCCTGTGGCAGCGGGAGGTGCTGGGCTCCGAGGACGATCCCGGGAGCGTGTGTGCCGGACAGCTCGACCACTGGCGCAGCGCGCTCGCGGGTCTGCCGGACGAACTGGCGCTGCCCACGGACCGGCCGCGTCCGGCCGTGGCGGACCACGGCGCGGGACTGGTGTCGGCCGAGTGGGACGCCGCGCTGCACCGCTCCGTGGCAGAGCTCGCCCGCGCCCACGGGGTGACGCTGTTCATGGTCGCCCACGCGGCGCTCGCCGCGCTGCTGACTCGGCTCGGGGCGGGCACCGACGTGCCCGTGGGCACACCGGTGGCGGGCCGGACCGACCCGGCCCTGGACGACCTGGTCGGGTTCTTCGTCAACACCCTGGTGCTGCGCGCCGACACGGACGGGAACCCCCGCTTCCGGGAGCTGCTGGAGCGGGTGCGGGAGACCGACCTCACCGCCTTCAGCCACCAGGACCTGCCGTTCGAGCGGCTGGTGGAGGAGCTCAACCCCGCGCGGTCACTCGCCCGGCATCCGCTGGTGCAGGTGCTGCTGGTGCTGCAGAACACGGGATCCGCGCCGCTCGACCTGCCCGGCGTGCGGGTGGAGGACGTGCCGGTCTCCGGCAACGGCACGTCCTTCGACCTCACGGTCGGCCTGCGCGAACGCCACACCGCCGACGGCGCACCGGCAGGTATCGAGGCGGGCGTCGGCTACCGGACCGATCTCTTCGACCACGCCACCGCGGCGGGCATCGCGGAGCGGCTGCGACGGCTGCTGGCCGCCTTCGCGGCCGACCCGGACCTGCGGCTGCACGACGTGGACCTGTTGGGCAAGGACGAGGCCCGCGCCCTGCACGACTCGAACGCCACGGCGCGCGAGGTCGCCGGCACCACGCTCCCGGCCCTGTTCGCCGCGCAGGTGCAGCGCACTCCGGACGCCGTCGCGGTCGTCTTCGAGGACGAGACGCTGACCTACCGGGAGCTGGACGCCCGCGCGGACGATCTCGCCCGCCGGCTGCGCCGCCGCGGCGCCGGGCCGGAGGGGTGCGTCGCGGTCGCCCTGCCGCGGTCCCTGGACCTCGTCGTGGCGCTGTACGCCGTGCACAAGGCCGGGGCCGCCTACCTGCCCGTCGATCCGGACTACCCCCGCGACCGGGTGGCGGCCATGCTGGCGGACGCGGCCCCCGTCGTGCACCTGACGCCGGGGACGCTGCGGGAGCTGCGCGACGAGGCGCCGTCTTCCTCCGCCCTGTCGGCCGTGACGCCGCGTCACCCGGCGTACGTCATCTACACCTCGGGGTCCACCGGGCGGCCCAAGGGGGTGACCGTCCCGCACGAGGCCATCGTCAACCGGCTGTGCTGGATGCAGCACGCCTACGGGCTGACGGCCGGTGAAGCGGTGCTGCAGAAGACGCCGTCCAGCTTCGACGTGTCGGTGTGGGAGTTCTTCTGGCCGCTGTCCGTCGGCGCGACCCTGGTGGTGGCCCGGCCGGGCGGCCACCGGGAGCCGGAGTACCTCGCCCGGCTGGTGCGGAGCCGTGGGATCACGACGCTGCACTTCGTGCCGTCGATGCTGGAGGCGTTCCTCGCCGAGCCGGGGGCGGCACGCTGCCCGTCGCTGCGGCGGGTCGTGTGCAGCGGGGAGGCGCTGCCGACCGCCCTGGCGGAGCGCTGTGCCCGCGTGCTGGGGCCGTCGGTGGAGATCCACAACCTGTACGGGCCCACCGAGGCGGCGGTAGACGTCACCGCGCACCGCTTCACGTGCGCCGACACCGAGCGCGGCACTCCCACCGTCCCCATCGGCACGCCGGTGTGGAACACCCGCGTGCACGTGCTCGACCGGTGGCTGCGGCCGGTGCCGCCCGGGGTTCCCGGTGAGCTGTACCTGGCCGGGACGCAGCTCGCCCGCGGCTACCTCGGGCAGCCGGCGCTCACCGCCGGACGGTTCGTGGCGGACCCGCACGGTCCGGCCGGGGAACGGATGTACCGCACCGGGGATCTGGTGCGCCGCCACCGGGACGGGGTGCTGGAGTTCCTAGGGCGCACCGACGACCAGGTGAAGCTGCGCGGCTTCCGCATCGAGCCCGGCGAGGTGGCCCAGGCGCTCACCGGCCATCCCGGCGTCCACCGCGCCGCCGTCGTGCTGCGGGAGGACCGGCCTGGCGACCTGCGGCTCGTCGCCTACGTCGTGGGCGGCGAGGACGCGGCGGAGGTGCGCCGGTACGCAGCCGCCACGCTGCCCGCCCACATGGTGCCCGCCGCGGTGGTCCCGGTCCCCGAGATCCCCGTGTCGCCGAGCGGGAAGCTGGACCGTGCGGCGCTCCCCGCACCGCGGTGGGCGACCGACGGGGCGAAGACGCCGCCGCGGGACGCCCGGGAACGGCGGTTGTGCGCGCTGTACTCCGGCCTGCTGGGCATCGAGGTGAGCGGCGTCGACGACGACTTCTTCGCCCTGGGCGGCCACTCGCTGCTCGCCGCCCGGCTGCTGCACGCGGTGCGGGAGGAGTTCGGCGTCGACCCGGGCCTGGGGACGCTCTTCGAGGCCCCGACCGTCGCGGAACTGGCGGCCCGGATCGGCCGGTTGCTGGACGACGGCGGGAAACCCGCGGACGGGACGCGCGCGGCGGAAGGGCTGGACGTGCTGCTGCCGCTGCGTGGCAGGACGGCGCCGGAGCAGGCACCGCTGTTCTGCGTGCACCCCGCCGCGGGCATCGGCTGGGTCTACTCGACCCTGCTCCGCCACCTCGACGGCAGCCGGCCGGTGTACGCCCTGCAGGCCAGGGGGCTGACGGACGACACGGGCCCGGCGACCCGGCTGGCGGAGATGGTGGAGGACTACGCCGCCCGCATCCGCGAGGTGCAGCCGCACGGGCCGTACCACCTGCTCGGCTGGTCCTTCGGAGGACTGGTGGCCCACGCGCTGGCGACCCGGCTGCAGGGCGAGGGCGAACCCGTCGACCTGCTGGCGGTACTGGACGGCTACCCCGGAACGGGGACGCAGCCCTCCGCAGCGCCCGCGGCCGGCTCCGCGGAGTCCCTGACCGCTCTGCTCGCCTCGCTCGGGCACCGGCCGCCGGACCACGGCCGGACCACACTCCGAGACGTGGCCGAGCGACTGGCCGGCGTGGGCCCGCTGGCCGGGCTGGGCCCCTCCGGCGTGGAACGGCTGAGTGAGGTGTTCGCCAACAACCGGCGGCTTCTAGGCGAGTTCGCCCCGGAACGGTTCGACGGCCCCATGGACCTGTTCGTCGCCACGGAGGACAAGACCGCGGACAGTCCCGCTCCGCAGCTCTGGCTGCCGCACGTCGGGGGGCGCCTGGGCGTCCACCGGGTGCCGTGCCGGCACGGCGAACTGGCCCTCCCCGGCCCGGCGGCCCGCATCGGCGAGGTTCTCGCCTCCCGGCTGCAGGTCCCGGCAGGTGCCGTCGGCCGCCCCGGCTGA
- a CDS encoding nuclear transport factor 2 family protein: MTVVHPAQPAEARATGTESAESSESTVRRYYDLVDSGDVAGLVSLFTPDATYHRPGYRPMVGHEAMTSFYSGERVIKEGRHTLDTVVEHGARIAVHGEFNGVLRDESTVSLRFADFFQVAGDGRFSRRDTFFFAPLV, encoded by the coding sequence ATGACCGTCGTTCACCCCGCACAGCCCGCCGAGGCCCGCGCCACCGGCACCGAGAGCGCCGAGTCCTCCGAGAGCACCGTGCGTCGCTACTACGACCTGGTCGACAGCGGCGACGTCGCCGGCCTCGTCTCCCTGTTCACGCCGGACGCCACCTACCACCGGCCCGGCTACCGGCCGATGGTGGGCCACGAGGCGATGACCAGCTTCTACTCCGGGGAGCGCGTCATCAAGGAGGGCCGGCACACCCTGGACACGGTCGTGGAGCACGGTGCCCGGATCGCCGTGCACGGCGAATTCAACGGCGTGCTCCGGGACGAGAGCACGGTGAGCCTGCGCTTCGCCGACTTCTTCCAGGTAGCGGGGGACGGCCGGTTCAGCCGCCGCGACACCTTCTTCTTCGCCCCCCTGGTCTGA